The DNA window AGTCCACCTGTGCAAAACCTCACCATACACATCGTAAAATGTAATTTCCATATCACTATCTGTGAATTGAAGTGACATGAATCCTTGTCCATCGTAGAAGAATTTTAGATTCTCATGACTCAGATTTTTAACATCTCCCCTCCAAGCCTTGGACCCGGCCCCACTCGTCAAAAACTGAATAGGGCTgaaatatacacaaaattatTTAGAAACATCACATTTATTAATATTCTACTTACAACATCGTACCTTTTGTCGTCGCTAATTTGTTCGAGACAATGGTCATGACCATTCACGTATAGATCAACGCCATTAGCCTGCAGTTTTAGAtgtttattactttattctttagCATAATAATGTTACTACTGATATCATATGAACAAATCTCAAAAATACAATGAAGTAGAAGTTGTACCctaagaagaggaagaagaagatttacAAGCTCTGCAGTGTCACCGTGGTGGCCCACACTTCTAATAGCATGATGTCCCACCACTATTTTCCATTTTGCCCTTGATTCCTTCAATGCTCTTTCAAGATCctatatcattattattattattattattattattaaataaaatatggatgTTACTCCTACAATTAATACATACCTTTAATGCATAAGTAGTGTAGCCCTTTGTAGGGATGACACCACGCCAATCATATATATGCTCTGGGTTGATGAAATAATCATTCACAAAAGGAGTGGTATCCAACATAAATAACTCCACAATTTCTGTGTAAAATTAACACCGTCGTTAAATATCAAGTAATgagaaattataaataaaacaataaatttcAATGTGTTTTTTCACCTGCATTAACAACAAAAGACCTCAAACAAAGCCATCTACTATCAATTTTTTGAAGATAGGGGCTCAATTGTGCAACTGCATCACCTCGATAATCATGGTTGCCTAAAACTGCATGTATAATTCAtatataaagtaattaaattgttTATTTAGGTGATCAAGGGAAATCAGTTACCTGAATACCACGGCTTTTGGAGGCTTTTGGCTGTGTAGATGTTGGTAAAAGATTCAACAAAGTTAGGGTCAGTCTCCCCATACAATCCATTATCATAAAAATTATCACCAGTTGAAATTACAAAATCTATATCTAATTCTTCCCCAATTCTTCCCATCTGCATGCAAACATCAAAATCAATTCAAATTATATATGTTGTAATATTGTGAAATTAGTATTAtagatggaaatggaaatggaaatggaaatgaatTAGAAACCTGAAGTGCGACTTGAGATTGGTTGTACTCTCCTTTTCTTCCCCAATCTCCAATAACCAAAAATTTGAGAGTGCCATCACCTTTTGTAGGATGCtcaaattttggaaatttaGCAGAAATTTGGCCACATATTAAGGAGATGGTCGCCAGCCAGAGGCACAACATAATCATGTTCATGGTTTTCTTCTCAGAAATACCCATTTCAATATTTTCTCTGACTGACAAGAAAAAGagatgtttattttttttctttgaacaAAGAAATTTACAAAAGTAAAGAGAAGGAAGAATGATAAAGAGaaggttttatttttattttttcaatttggaAAAGTGGTCAGATATATATTGATGTAGGTTGGCTCTGCGAAGTGCGCGCGGAGACGTCAACATATTTTTAGTAGAAGCAACACACAACGTACAATTGCTTGTGGTCTACTTTAATTTAGTAGTAGTGCATTTTTGTGATGCTGCTTTTTTTCACTTAAATAGGATTAAATACTCAATCAGTAAATACCACAATGAGAATAAAATTTCAAAGTTATATGTAGGAAACGATTAATTGGAGGACTCAATATTAGTCATCTTTCGGCAGAAATCTGTCTCACTTTTTGATATTCTTATTAGTCTTCATTAATATTGTTTTAACATGAAGTCAATATTCTGTATTATGATTATATTCATTTTCGTATTTTtgtattaataatatttgttttgcTCCCTCAATTCGCTCTCTTAAAGTGGTGTTCGGTTTCTTGGATAAAATAGTATCAAGATACtataatttaggattgagttgtgagattattttagtcactgattatccatctaggattgagttgtgggattgaatctcatgaaacAAAcatactacatatttaatctcggaatacaatcttacaaaccgaacaccccctaagTGTTTTGTGAATGGGATTGctctttttttctttgataTATTTCGACATTGTTCACATGAAGAGTGCTCCGTTCAATAGGTCAGGCGCTGGTTGGTACGTAttgtgtaacgccccactttttgaaccttaattttcgaaccctaagacgattgcatttatttcttttaatgttgtgaattaaatgacgaattgttatgtgatttctttggtgacctaattttggttCGTAGTTATGATTTTGGGTTGACGGAGTCAACTTCATTGAATTGATGACATGactatttgaatatttgatgcggggtgaaacatattgcggtgaattattttttttctaagggtgagtgagattaaataggatcatcaataattatctTGGCCATTTTATTTAGAATCTTGTGGATGATTTATGTtgaatgctatgtgaatatgtgaGAACACAATTGTGAGATCTtgttgaagcatgaatatatgtgttgggatgaatatttggtaaaccctaattcggaattgtgaagcctgaaatctgtagtattcggacagtagattctgACGcatgtttgactgaccaaacgaactccttttTGTTCGATTCTTTTTTCAGAGTAACCTTTAAGgcgtcttctgtgttgtgtgaaaatttcaacctatttggacgaaagatgaaattttagTGAATTTTTGAAatcgactgcgcagttctgccagaaattaTTTTCTCGACCAGTGGGTTTCGtttttatttgaccgacctaaaaaggttattttgatgtgaaattttaactggatggtATTTGATGTGTTtactgcattgtggtaaaattttagccccaacggaggtcggatgaaaTTCTTAACGATTTTTACAAAACGCTTGCGCTATGCTGTCAGATTCCTACCACGATCAAATGATCTTGATGattaagttttgaatgatatacatgatgcatatgtgttaagAAACCAATTCGATGATGTAGTGATGTGTTGTGCATTGATAcatgctatggtgtgtttcctcatgttgacaaaacgaatcgatGGGAAAAGGGGAAAGTTGGGGACATACATGATTTTGAGTCGGTATTTGGGATTGATTGTGATACTCATAATtcaaaggtgataactcgcgctctcagcgtgaCAGCAAGGGAAAGGAgatacttgaaatctaagcagtcaaggtgggctttcttttaaataaggacgatgtcctaaatgttttattGATGGGATATGAaactgtgtttatcatgccttgtttgattttaacgtgcctatctgatatgactttatgccattattatttaaatcgaattcgggtccttgtagggccgcaaaccttacttggactagtgtacacctatggtagaccgtgtgctagcatactggctggccggtctagtgacctggtttgcggccgcattccttgtcatgtatgagcagatatggctaacgtctatgggaaaatgactgatcagtcgacttttactatgagaaatgattttgagtgcctcgggcctttctaaagctaaaccccgatggttacttatgtatggcatgataaataatacttttattgaaaatgatttcggcaagagcccactgagtatctttatagtactcaaccctgcatgtgttttccctatgtgcaggttgagcggcgacgagcggttggcggtgttgagcaaatcaattaaataaatgctattgtcttgaaactccgagtgtcgtcgtgtcttcatacatgacttcactcttctcttggatgcttccgctaaaacGTGATTATTTTGTCGTTAAGTTGATACTGATACTTTTGGATTTTCATTTTGAATATTGAAACACGTTAcgtttttgaattattttaagcCATGCCTTTTTGACCTAAAGTATGATAGTCCTTCTTCATGGGATTTCATTGTTAAAGCGTCCCCTTTTcttatacttaattgttcattaaaTACTTTGGTCAAACCTCTTTGATGAAACTCTAgcctattttttttccttgttgcatttaagtccgtttaagtcgcgatcgccgcatttattatctcctagaagggcggtcgtgacatattGGTTCCTTTCTGATCTTGTGAATTGGTTCTTTCTGATCATGTTTTATGGTTTTTGCACTAATTAATTCTTCGTTagttatgttttgttttgattctTCCTATTTCCGTTTTCACTATCTACTTTTTAGTTAGAAAGAAAAGGTGCATGAATGACCAATTTGGTAATACATTctattactataaattaaagTGTAGATTTAATAATAGTGTGTAGCACAAATTGTTTAACCCACTTCATATCACGGCTGAAGCCGTCGGCTTTCTCTAGCAATTCTTCTAAGTTCGCCGCCAGGCTGTTGTGATCCGACACAGATTTTCGAGACAACACAATAATGTCTTGGAGATCCTTGGTGTCCTTATTGATGCTCATAGCCATAGCGCGTGTTATATGTATCCCTGTATTTCTCGATGGTGCTCTCACGCTTCTTCATAAGTGAATGGATCCATTTCCTGAGCTCGATTAtgagcatctccaagggagagggtaaatggagaggtaaagagaaataactatcatatttaccTCTCTACATTATTTGTAGGGTTTTGTCACATAATACCTGCGAACGAACTCGAGTAGCCTTTCATTATTCGTGACGTCCTGAAATGCCATGTCAAATTTATGTATCAACAAATTCTTGACTGAGATTCGGCCGTTGGTGTCGGACGTCAGGTTAGCACTAGCACGTACTAGCAGCAgccataaatataaaatatatcaaGTTTGATGAAATTAAAGGAGTTTGTGCTTTAAAGAAGATGGTATTAGAATGCAAGACATGTTAATTATCACTTATCTCTGCTCTATATATACTCCACATGTCCACGTCGCCCACCACGTAGTTCTATTGTATTCTATACTAAGTTTAACTCAGAACACAACCGATAATTTGACAACAACCAGAAAACAACCATACCAGTTCTTTCTCGACTGAATCGTCACATTTAACTTGATCCCTAAAACAAATTTTAAGATCTTTAACGTAACTATCATAGACAAATCCAAGTACTGTACGTAATATTACATCAATTGGAATTtaacccacttttattcattacattcctttttttttggcaAACATCAAATGTACTATCATCAAACTTATATTTTCGAATTAACTCGTGAATTACGTGCTCACGGGATATGAGTGAACTTCATATTAATATCAAATTCGACTGATTTATGTAGCAAGTTTCAGAAAAACAAACTCAAGCAAATTTTATTAAACAGAAATCCCAATAATTGAATTTGACTCATCATGAGTGACTCACactaattactactccctccgtcccataaaaatatgggcaattgATATAGCACgggaattaaaacaaaattggtaaagtaagagggataATGGAAATGACAGttaaagtaatgttagtggatagtgagacctacattattagtAGTCAGTGGCGGAGCCAGAAATTTTAAGGTGGGGGCCCAAACTACCTTTAAAATTTATTGAATATGTTCAATACTAACGACACAAAAATAGCTCAGATGTGAGCAATATAAAAAGCCACGCGTGAAAAATGGATGACGAGAAAAATAATTAGTAACAATATACTCCAGAGCAAGTGCACAGTAAAATTGGAGTTATTGGAGTATGATATATTAACGTAACTATTACATCATAGAGTTATTTTCTATTCCagaaattttataataaaggaCAGTCAcaataaaattgattttattaatatcatatagtaatattttaaatatggaCAAACTGCCTTAAAAATCACACACTTTTGCCAAATTCTGGTTTTTcccataaactaaaaatttggcGTATAATGTCATGAACTTTACATTCTATCGCCGTTTTCCCATGACGAGTTTTCTGGCCATGGAGTAAGCTGATGTGTCATTTTTAGTTGACGTGACTATTGAATGTACAATGACGTGTTAAAAAAATTGCTAACTGGActaaaaatccccaaatttacCTTTACCTAATTTCACTCCCAATCAATGATCCAATGCAGAATTTAAGATTTGCGGCAAAAAGAAGAAGATTTAGAACTCGAATCTACCACAGTGGCGATTAGAACAGCAAGTTGAGTCTCTACCATATTTACAAAATGAGAGAGAATGGATGCCTTCCTCATGTAGCAAGCACCT is part of the Salvia splendens isolate huo1 chromosome 6, SspV2, whole genome shotgun sequence genome and encodes:
- the LOC121807093 gene encoding purple acid phosphatase 17-like, with the translated sequence MGISEKKTMNMIMLCLWLATISLICGQISAKFPKFEHPTKGDGTLKFLVIGDWGRKGEYNQSQVALQMGRIGEELDIDFVISTGDNFYDNGLYGETDPNFVESFTNIYTAKSLQKPWYSVLGNHDYRGDAVAQLSPYLQKIDSRWLCLRSFVVNAEIVELFMLDTTPFVNDYFINPEHIYDWRGVIPTKGYTTYALKDLERALKESRAKWKIVVGHHAIRSVGHHGDTAELVNLLLPLLRANGVDLYVNGHDHCLEQISDDKSPIQFLTSGAGSKAWRGDVKNLSHENLKFFYDGQGFMSLQFTDSDMEITFYDVYGEVLHRWTTSNQLLSDM